ATGAATGTCTCCGGGGGTATCCGTTTTGCAGATATCAGGTGTTGGAATTCTTGATTTTACGATAACCAGCGGCCTTCCTACACTGCTCCGGACACCAGAATAGGCACGGAGACATCGTGAACGCACCGCTACCCCACACCCTGCTCGACACCCTGGCCAGCGCCAGCCTGGACGACAAGTACACCCTGGACAAAGGCCGCGTCTACATGAGCGGCGTCCAGGCGCTGGTCCGGCTGCCGATGCTGCAGAAGGCGCGCGACCGCGCCGCCGGCCTGAACACGGCCGGCTTTATCTCCGGCTACCGCGGCTCGCCGCTGGGCGGCGTCGACCAGGCGCTGTGGAAGGCCAAGAAACACCTGGCGGACAACGACGTTGTGTTCCAGCCCGGCGTCAACGAAGACCTTGCCGCCACCGCGGTGTGGGGGTCGCAGCAGGTCAACCTGTTCCCCAACGCCTCGCGCGATGGCGTGTTCTCGATGTGGTATGGCAAGGGCCCGGGCGTGGACCGGTCCATCGACGTGCTCAAGCACGCCAATTCGGCCGGCTCGTCGCGCCATGGCGGCGTGCTGCTGCTGGCCGGCGACGACCATGCCGCCAAGTCCTCCACCGTCGCGCACCAGTCCGAGCACGTGCTGCAGGCCGCCGGCATCCCGGTGCTGTATCCGGCCAACGTGCAGGAATATCTCGACTACGGCCTGCACGGCTGGGCCATGAGCCGCTATTCCGGCCTGTGGGTGTCGATGAAGTGCGTCACCGACGTGGTCGAGTCGACCGCCTCGGTCGAGATCGACCCCGACCGCGTGCAGGTGGTGCTGCCGCAAGACTTTGCCATGCCGGCCGGCGGCCTCAATATCCGCTGGCCCGATACCCCGCTGGAACAGGAAGCGCGCCTGCTCGACCACAAGTGGTATGCGGCGCTGGCCTATGTCCGCGCCAACCGCCTGAACCGCGTGGTGCTCGATTCGCCCAACGCGCGCTTCGGCATCATGACCGCCGGCAAGGCTTACCTGGACGTGCGCCAGGCGCTGGCCGACCTCGGCCTCGACGACGAGACCTGCGCCCGCATCGGCATCCGCGTCTACAAGGTGGGCTGCGTGTGGCCGCTTGAAGCGCATGGCGCGCGTGAATTCGCCACCGGCCTGGAAGAGATCCTGGTGGTGGAAGAGAAGCGCCAGATCCTGGAATACGCGCTCAAGGAAGAGCTGTACAACTGGCGCGAGGACGTGCGGCCCAAGGTGTTCGGCAAGTTCGACCAGCGCGGCAACGACGGCGGCGAATGGTCGGTGCCGCGCGGCAACTGGCTGCTGCCGGCGCACTACGAGCTGTCGCCGGCGCTGATCGCCAAGGCCATCGCCCGGCGGCTGGAGCGCTTCGACCTGCCGGAAGCCGTGCGCGCCCGCATCGCCGCGCGCGTCGCCGTGATCGAGGCCAAGGAGCGCGAGGCCGCGCAGCCGCGCATCTCGGCCGAGCGCAAGCCCTGGTTCTGCTCGGGCTGCCCGCACAACACCTCCACGCGCGTGCCGGAAGGCTCGCGCGCGCTGGCCGGCATCGGCTGCCACTACATGACGTTGTGGATGGACCGCAATACCGACACCTTCAGCCAGATGGGCGGCGAAGGGGTGGCGTGGACCGGCCAGATGCATTTCACCGGCGACAAGCACGTGTTCGCCAACCTGGGCGACGGCACGTACTTCCACTCGGGGCTGCTGGCGATCCGCGCCTCGATCGCGGCCAAGGCCAACATTACCTACAAGATCCTGTTCAACGACGCGGTGGCGATGACCGGCGGCCAGCCCATCGACGGCGTGCTGACGGTGCCGCAGATCGCCCACCAGGTGCTGGCCGAGGGCGCGAAGAAGCTGGTCGTCGTCACCGACGAGCCGCAGAAGTACGGCGACGGCGGCATGCTGCCGTCCGGCGTGACGGTGTTCCATCGCGACCAGCTCGATGCCGTGCAGCTGGAGCTGCGCGACACCGAGGGCGTCACCATCCTGATCTACGACCAGACCTGCGCCACCGAGAAGCGCCGCCGCCGCAAGCGCGGCACGTATCCCGATCCGGCCAAACGCGCCTTTATCAACGACGCGGTGTGCGAAGGCTGCGGCGACTGCTCGGCCAAGTCCAACTGCCTGTCGGTGGAACCGCTGGAGACCGAGCTGGGCACCAAGCGCCGCATCAACCAGTCGTCGTGCAACAAGGATTTCTCCTGCGTCAACGGCTTCTGCCCCAGCTTTGTCACCGCCGAGGGCGCGCAGGTGCGCAAGCCGGCGGCGGCGGGCGGCAAGGGCGCCGGCGCCGATTTCGAGGCGCTGCCGATGCCTGCGCTGCCGGCACTGGAACGGCCGTACGGCGTGCTGGTGACGGGCGTGGGCGGCACCGGCGTGGTGACCATCGGCGGCCTGCTCGGCATGGCCGCGCACCTGGAACGCAAGGGCGTCACCGTGCTCGACATGGCGGGCCTGGCGCAGAAGGGCGGAGCGGTGATCAGCCACGTGCAGATCGCCCCGGCGCCGCACGACCTGCATGCCACGCGTATCGCCACCGGCGACGCGCGGCTGGTGATCGGCGGCGACGCCATCGTCTCGGCCTCGGCCGAGGTGCTGTCCAAGACCCGGCACGGCGTGACCGCTGCGGTGGTCAACAGCGCCAACACCCCGACCGCCGAGTTCATCAAGAACCCGAAGTGGAGATTCCCCGGCGCCAGCGCCGAGCAGGACCTGCGCAACAGCGTGGGCGAGGCCAGCGCCTTTATCGATGCCAGCGCCTGGGCCGTCACGCTGCTGGCGGATGCCATCTACTCCAACCCGCTGCTGCTCGGCTTTGCCTGGCAGAAGGGCTGGATCCCGCTGCAGCATGCCAGCCTGCTGCGCGCGATCGAGCTCAATGGCGTGTCGGTCGACAAGAACCGGCAGGCGTTCGAATGGGGCCGGTATCTCGCGCACCACGGCGAGGCCGCGGTCAAGGCGCTGCTGCCGGATGCGCCGGCGCAGACGGCCCACGTGGTGGCGTTGCCGCAGACGCTCGACACGCTGATCCGCAAGCGCGAGGCGATGCTGACGGACTACCAGAACGCCGCGTACGCGCAGCGCTACCGTGAAGCCGTCGAGCGCATCCGCGCCGCCGAGCAGAAGCTGGGCGCCGACCGCAAGCTGCCGCTGACCGAAGCGGTGGCGCGCAACCTGGCCAAGCTGATGGCGTACAAGGACGAGTACGAGGTGGCGCGCCTGTACGCCGATCCGGCGTTCCTCGACAAGCTGCGCGCGCAGTTCGAAGGCGAGCCCGGCCGCGACTACCAGCTCAATTTCTGGCTGGCCCCGCCCACGCTGGGGAATGCGGGCAAGACTGACAGCAAGGGCCATCCGGTGAAGCGCCGCTTCGGCCCGCGCACCCTGACAGCCTTCCGCCTGCTGGCCCGCCTGAAGGGCCTGCGCGGCACCGCGTTCGATGTGTTCGGCAAGACCGCGGAGCGCCGCGCCGAGCGCGCGCTGGTGGCCGACTACCTGGCCATGGTCGACGAGTTCGCCGCCTCGCTGGGCGCCGACAAGCTCGACACCGCGCTGGCGCTGGCCGCATTGCCCGACGACATCCGCGGCTACGGCCATGTCAAGGAAGCCGGCATGCAGGCTGCGGCCGAGCGCCGCGAAGCCCTGCTGGCGCAGTATCGCGGGACGGCACGCCGAGCCGCGGCCTGAGCCTGGCGGGCGTGCAACCCCGGGGAAGCCCGGCTGGCCGGACCTGGCATGGTCCGGCCACAATCGGCTATCCTCCCGGCTGCACCCGGAGACTCCCTTGACGCAAGACCCAGCCTTCCACCGCAAGACCGCCACCGACGACGACCTGACGCTGCGCCGCGAGTCCATCCGCTGGATGGCCGAGTTGCCTGAAGCCGTCCGTCCGGTGGAGCTCGGGCGGGCCTTCCCGCGGATCGTCAACACCATCGCCGCCAGGTGGTTCGATGCGGTCGGGTGCCGGGATTACCTGAACGGCCTGCAGTTCGACGACCGCGGCGGCCGTCAGGGCTTTTCGTTCGCGATCGTGCAGGAGATCGCCGCGCTGCGCGAGCATTTCGATGCGGTGTATCCGCCGGGCCATGATGTCTGGCTGAAGGCCTTCGACGCCGGCCAGCGCTGACCCGGCGCAAGCCGGGAAACCGCGGCGCCATAAATCAAAAACGTGCAGATCAGACCCGGGACCACCCGCGCTATAGTGGTGCGGCCATCCACGGCATGACCGCTCAAGGAGTCCTCCCATGGCCGTCTTCTCCGTTGCCGCCACCGTGCGCCGCACCGCGTGGCTTGCAGTCCCCGCGTCACTGCTTGTCCTGTCCGGCATCGCCAATGCGCAGCTCGGCGACATGCTGAAATCGTCGCCCCTGGGCGGCGGCAGCACCGGCTCTACCCAGGGCGCTGCCGGTGCGCTAAGCGGCCTGGGGCTGTCGCCGTCATCGCTTACGTCCGGCACGGCCGGCAACGCCGCCGGCGTGATCGAGTTCTGCATGAAGAACAACTACCTGAACGCCGATGCCGCCACATCGGCGGTGAAGGACAAGCTGCTCGGCTCGGTGTCCGGCGGGACCCAGGACAGCGGCTACACCGATGGCTCGCGTGGCATCCTGTCCACCAGCGGCGGCAACAAGCTCGACCTGAGCGGCAGCAGCCTGAAGGCTGAAGTCACCAGGCAGGTCTGCGACAAGATCCTGGCACAGGGCAAGTCCATGCTCTGACCAGCCACGCCACGCGCCCGCACCTTCGTTTCCCGACACTGTCATCGCGGCGTGATAGCGTCGCGCGAGGCAAATTCCATATGAAGGGAGCAGGCATGCAAGCGGGCATTGTCGAGGCGGGCTATGGATCGGACCCGGTCGGCCTGGTCAGCGGTTTCCTGTTCGCGCCCGGCGGGGCCGTGCGCGAGATCGATTCGCGGGGCGCGGCGGCGTGGCTGCAGCAGGCGCAGCCGGAGGCCGCGCATGAGCGACCCTTCCGCCCCTTCCTCTGGCTGCATTTCAACCTGTCGCACAGCGCCTGCGAACGCTGGATGAAAGCGCACCTGGGGTTGCCGCACGAGTTCTTCGAAGCGCTGCGCCAGGGCTCGCGCTCGACCCGGATCGAGCGGCAGGACGCCGCCTTGCTGGCCGTGGTCAACGACGTGATCTATAACTTCGGCGTCACGTCGACGGACATTTCGACCATGTGGGCCCACGCCGACCACCGCCTGCTGGTCACGGCCCGGGCGCGGCCGCTGCGCTCGGTGGACCGGCTGCGCGAGGCGGTGCGGCACGACGAGGCGTTCCGCTCGCCGCTGGACCTGATGGTGCACCTGCTGCGCGACCAGGCCGACGTGCTGGTGCAGATCGTGCGTGAGACCGGCGTGACCGTCGACCAGATCGAGGACCAGTTGCTGTCGCAGCGCCTGCACGGCAACCGGGCCGACCTGGGCGCGATGCGGCGCGGGCTGGTGCGGCTGCAACGGCTGCTGGCGCCCGAGCCGGGGGCGCTGTTCCGGCTGCTGAACCGGCCGCCGGCGTGGCTGCAGGAATCCGACCTGCAGGAGCTGCGCGAATCGACCGAAGAGTTCTCGCTGGTGCTCAACGACCTGGCCGCGCTGGTCGAACGCATCAAGCTGCTGCAGGAAGAGATCGCCGCCAAGCTCAACGAGCAGACCAACCGCACGCTGTTCACGCTGACGCTGGTGACCGTGCTGGCGCTGCCGATCAATATCGTCGCCGGCTTCTTCGGCATGAACGTGGGCGGCATCCCGCTGGCCGGGCACCCGCACGGTTTCTGGGTACTGGTGGCGCTGGTGGCCAGCTTCACCGTGCTGGCGGGGCGCTGGGCGTTCCGCAAGCAGGCGGGGTAGCAAGCGCGATCCGCTGCTCGTGCTACCCGGAGCGTGCCTGCCGGCGCAAAGTGTGAGCGCTGGCGGCGAGATAGGCCAGGTTTGCCGCGACAAAGAGCGCCAGCAGCAGCGCCCCTGCGCTCCACGCCAGCGCCGGCACCCACGGCATCAGGCCGGCCAGCAGCGCGCCCTTGGCGGCGCCGGACGCTACCATCGCAATGCGCAGGAAAGCGGCGATGGCAAGCACGGCAAACACCAGCCCGGTGCACCTGCCTTCACGGCCCACGTGCCCGGCATCGAGCGCGGCATTGGCCGCCGC
This genomic interval from Cupriavidus oxalaticus contains the following:
- a CDS encoding indolepyruvate ferredoxin oxidoreductase family protein codes for the protein MNAPLPHTLLDTLASASLDDKYTLDKGRVYMSGVQALVRLPMLQKARDRAAGLNTAGFISGYRGSPLGGVDQALWKAKKHLADNDVVFQPGVNEDLAATAVWGSQQVNLFPNASRDGVFSMWYGKGPGVDRSIDVLKHANSAGSSRHGGVLLLAGDDHAAKSSTVAHQSEHVLQAAGIPVLYPANVQEYLDYGLHGWAMSRYSGLWVSMKCVTDVVESTASVEIDPDRVQVVLPQDFAMPAGGLNIRWPDTPLEQEARLLDHKWYAALAYVRANRLNRVVLDSPNARFGIMTAGKAYLDVRQALADLGLDDETCARIGIRVYKVGCVWPLEAHGAREFATGLEEILVVEEKRQILEYALKEELYNWREDVRPKVFGKFDQRGNDGGEWSVPRGNWLLPAHYELSPALIAKAIARRLERFDLPEAVRARIAARVAVIEAKEREAAQPRISAERKPWFCSGCPHNTSTRVPEGSRALAGIGCHYMTLWMDRNTDTFSQMGGEGVAWTGQMHFTGDKHVFANLGDGTYFHSGLLAIRASIAAKANITYKILFNDAVAMTGGQPIDGVLTVPQIAHQVLAEGAKKLVVVTDEPQKYGDGGMLPSGVTVFHRDQLDAVQLELRDTEGVTILIYDQTCATEKRRRRKRGTYPDPAKRAFINDAVCEGCGDCSAKSNCLSVEPLETELGTKRRINQSSCNKDFSCVNGFCPSFVTAEGAQVRKPAAAGGKGAGADFEALPMPALPALERPYGVLVTGVGGTGVVTIGGLLGMAAHLERKGVTVLDMAGLAQKGGAVISHVQIAPAPHDLHATRIATGDARLVIGGDAIVSASAEVLSKTRHGVTAAVVNSANTPTAEFIKNPKWRFPGASAEQDLRNSVGEASAFIDASAWAVTLLADAIYSNPLLLGFAWQKGWIPLQHASLLRAIELNGVSVDKNRQAFEWGRYLAHHGEAAVKALLPDAPAQTAHVVALPQTLDTLIRKREAMLTDYQNAAYAQRYREAVERIRAAEQKLGADRKLPLTEAVARNLAKLMAYKDEYEVARLYADPAFLDKLRAQFEGEPGRDYQLNFWLAPPTLGNAGKTDSKGHPVKRRFGPRTLTAFRLLARLKGLRGTAFDVFGKTAERRAERALVADYLAMVDEFAASLGADKLDTALALAALPDDIRGYGHVKEAGMQAAAERREALLAQYRGTARRAAA
- a CDS encoding transporter gives rise to the protein MQAGIVEAGYGSDPVGLVSGFLFAPGGAVREIDSRGAAAWLQQAQPEAAHERPFRPFLWLHFNLSHSACERWMKAHLGLPHEFFEALRQGSRSTRIERQDAALLAVVNDVIYNFGVTSTDISTMWAHADHRLLVTARARPLRSVDRLREAVRHDEAFRSPLDLMVHLLRDQADVLVQIVRETGVTVDQIEDQLLSQRLHGNRADLGAMRRGLVRLQRLLAPEPGALFRLLNRPPAWLQESDLQELRESTEEFSLVLNDLAALVERIKLLQEEIAAKLNEQTNRTLFTLTLVTVLALPINIVAGFFGMNVGGIPLAGHPHGFWVLVALVASFTVLAGRWAFRKQAG
- a CDS encoding DUF2501 domain-containing protein, whose protein sequence is MAVFSVAATVRRTAWLAVPASLLVLSGIANAQLGDMLKSSPLGGGSTGSTQGAAGALSGLGLSPSSLTSGTAGNAAGVIEFCMKNNYLNADAATSAVKDKLLGSVSGGTQDSGYTDGSRGILSTSGGNKLDLSGSSLKAEVTRQVCDKILAQGKSML